A region from the Mesorhizobium sp. J8 genome encodes:
- a CDS encoding GlxA family transcriptional regulator, whose product MPNLTASVERPITNDPVQGGRQFGFLLVDKFSMFSLAAAIDCFRSANRLLGRDFYGWTTISADGDAVMASNGLPLKIDYSVADMPPVDILFVSVGLTTEFPGKSKVLAALRSWGRRGNALGALSVGSYLLAEAGQLDGYRCTIHWENRAGFMERFPDINCTGNVFEIDRKRYTCAGGTTSIDLMLEIVRGDFGSNLANGVANQFQHERIRSAGDRQRVGPERDLTGKSEKLRRIVELMADHLDEPLSAVQLAKSAGLSVRQVERLFLRHLSVTPGRYYMRLRLERARELLRQTNMPILDVAIATGFTSHSYFAQSYRLQFGRPPSEERRTTY is encoded by the coding sequence TTGCCGAACCTGACTGCTTCCGTCGAACGGCCGATCACGAACGATCCCGTTCAGGGCGGCCGTCAGTTCGGCTTCCTGCTGGTCGACAAGTTTTCGATGTTCTCGCTTGCCGCGGCCATCGACTGCTTCCGCTCGGCGAACCGCCTGCTTGGCCGCGACTTCTATGGCTGGACGACGATTTCGGCCGATGGCGACGCGGTCATGGCGTCGAACGGCTTGCCGCTGAAGATCGACTACTCGGTTGCCGACATGCCGCCGGTCGACATCCTGTTCGTCTCGGTCGGCCTTACCACGGAGTTCCCCGGCAAGAGCAAGGTGCTGGCGGCCCTGCGCAGCTGGGGCCGCCGCGGCAACGCGCTCGGCGCGCTTTCGGTCGGCTCCTATCTTTTGGCCGAGGCGGGACAGCTCGACGGCTATCGTTGCACCATCCATTGGGAGAACCGCGCCGGCTTCATGGAGCGCTTCCCCGACATCAACTGCACCGGCAACGTCTTCGAGATAGACCGCAAGCGTTACACCTGCGCCGGCGGCACCACCTCGATCGACCTGATGCTGGAGATCGTGCGCGGCGATTTCGGCTCCAACCTTGCCAACGGCGTCGCCAACCAGTTCCAGCACGAGCGCATCCGCTCGGCCGGCGACCGCCAGCGCGTCGGACCGGAGCGCGACCTCACCGGCAAGTCGGAGAAGCTCAGGCGCATCGTCGAATTGATGGCCGACCATCTCGACGAGCCGCTGTCGGCGGTGCAGCTCGCCAAGTCGGCGGGCCTGTCGGTGCGCCAGGTCGAGCGCCTTTTCCTGCGCCACCTCAGCGTGACGCCCGGCCGCTACTATATGCGGCTGAGGCTCGAACGCGCGCGCGAGTTGCTGCGCCAGACCAACATGCCGATCCTCGACGTGGCGATCGCCACCGGCTTCACCTCGCATTCCTATTTCGCGCAGAGCTACCGGCTGCAGTTCGGCCGCCCGCCATCGGAAGAGCGGCGCACCACTTATTAG
- a CDS encoding vWA domain-containing protein, with translation MAGLIRSAAAAVLLLSMTSFGFAANKVIVILDASGSMWAQIDGKPKLEIARESLRTVLQSVPADDEIGFMAYGHRTKGSCDDIELIVPPQAGSASAISAAADSMKFLGKTPLTAAVKQAAEALKYTEDKATVVLITDGLETCGGDPCALGKELKESGVDFRADVVGFGLTADEGKQIACLAENTGGKYIQASDEKALQEALVETVAAPTPQPVPEPAPAPAPAPETAKPEFNFMPSVVMAEGGPEISDNSNAWEIYKANADGSRGDQVMTEYGELKTNLEPGDYIVVGRDDEARSEQKIRIEAGQVYKPLFTLNAGTLVIHPHASQGSEISGEARVDFAYPGGSTTHYGDSKVTVPAGEQKVTVQIGAGTVTETIQLAAGQTVEKDVVVGVGHAVLNAFYAAGGDKADNSGVSFEIVKAKKKIDGSRESVEHAYGPDSKLWLPPDDYVALTTLDLAIAEQPFSIKAGDNQDIKVTLDAGVLAMSAPGAYSIEVFSSKKDIEGKRKSLGLSYGDSWQQTIPAGDYVVVRHASDQGQDREMPVTIKAGERSEITVQ, from the coding sequence ATGGCGGGACTGATACGGAGCGCCGCTGCGGCGGTCCTCCTTTTGTCGATGACCAGTTTCGGCTTTGCCGCCAACAAGGTCATCGTTATCCTCGATGCGTCGGGCTCCATGTGGGCGCAGATCGACGGCAAGCCGAAGCTGGAGATCGCGCGTGAATCGCTGCGCACGGTGCTGCAGTCGGTTCCGGCCGACGACGAGATCGGCTTCATGGCCTACGGCCATCGCACAAAGGGCAGCTGCGACGACATCGAGCTGATCGTGCCGCCGCAGGCCGGCTCCGCCAGCGCCATTTCGGCGGCGGCCGACAGCATGAAATTCCTGGGCAAGACGCCGCTCACGGCAGCCGTCAAGCAGGCCGCCGAGGCGCTCAAATATACCGAGGACAAGGCAACGGTGGTGCTGATCACCGACGGGCTGGAGACTTGCGGCGGCGATCCCTGCGCGCTCGGCAAGGAGTTGAAGGAAAGCGGCGTCGATTTCAGAGCCGATGTCGTCGGCTTCGGCCTGACCGCCGACGAGGGCAAGCAGATCGCCTGTCTCGCCGAGAACACCGGCGGCAAATACATCCAGGCCTCCGACGAGAAGGCGCTGCAGGAAGCTCTGGTCGAGACCGTCGCGGCTCCGACTCCTCAGCCTGTTCCCGAACCGGCTCCGGCACCCGCGCCGGCGCCCGAGACCGCCAAGCCTGAATTTAACTTCATGCCGAGCGTGGTCATGGCCGAGGGAGGCCCCGAGATATCCGACAACAGCAATGCCTGGGAAATTTACAAGGCCAATGCTGACGGCTCGCGCGGCGACCAGGTCATGACCGAGTATGGCGAGCTTAAAACCAATCTGGAACCGGGCGACTATATCGTCGTCGGCCGCGACGACGAGGCAAGAAGCGAGCAGAAGATCAGAATAGAGGCTGGTCAGGTTTACAAGCCGCTGTTCACGCTCAACGCCGGTACGCTGGTTATCCATCCGCATGCGAGCCAGGGATCGGAGATCAGCGGCGAGGCGCGCGTCGACTTCGCCTATCCGGGCGGCAGCACCACCCATTACGGTGACTCCAAGGTCACGGTGCCTGCCGGCGAGCAGAAGGTGACGGTGCAGATCGGCGCCGGCACGGTAACCGAGACCATCCAGCTTGCTGCCGGACAGACGGTCGAGAAGGACGTCGTTGTCGGCGTCGGCCACGCCGTCCTCAACGCCTTCTACGCGGCAGGCGGCGACAAGGCCGATAATTCCGGCGTTAGCTTCGAAATCGTCAAGGCTAAGAAGAAGATCGACGGTTCACGCGAGAGCGTCGAGCACGCCTATGGTCCCGACAGCAAGTTGTGGCTGCCGCCGGACGACTATGTCGCGCTCACGACCCTCGATCTTGCCATTGCCGAGCAGCCCTTCAGCATCAAGGCCGGCGACAACCAGGACATCAAGGTCACACTCGACGCCGGCGTGCTCGCGATGTCGGCGCCTGGCGCCTACTCGATCGAGGTATTCTCGTCGAAGAAGGACATCGAGGGCAAGCGCAAGTCACTGGGCCTGAGCTATGGCGATAGCTGGCAGCAGACGATACCGGCCGGCGACTATGTGGTCGTGCGGCACGCGTCCGACCAGGGCCAGGACAGGGAAATGCCGGTGACGATCAAGGCCGGCGAGCGGAGCGAGATCACCGTTCAGTAG
- the edd gene encoding phosphogluconate dehydratase, producing the protein MTARRDIEAITERIRHRSKAGREAYLGRIAAASSRTANRAVLGCGNLAHGFAVCSPSEKIALGGDRVPNLGIITSYNDMLSAHQPFETFPALIKEAAREAGGIAQVAGGVPAMCDGVTQGQPGMELSLFSRDVIAMAAAIGLSHNMFDAAVFLGVCDKIVPGLVIAALTFGHLPAVFIPAGPMTTGLANDEKAKVRQLYAEGKVGRAELLEAESKSYHGPGTCTFYGTANSNQMLMEIMGLHTPGASFVNPGTPLRDALTREAAKRALAITALGNAYTPVGRMIDERSIVNGVVGLHATGGSTNHTIHLIAMAAAAGIALTWQDISDLSEAVPLLARVYPNGLADVNHFHAAGGLGFLIRELLDEGLLHEDVQTVWGEGLRPYAVEARLGDDGSVVREAAPLVSCDEKVLAPVKKAFQPTGGLKVLGGNLGHAVIKTSAVKPERRVIEAPAKVFDSQQALNDAFKAGQLTGDFVAVIRFQGPKANGMPELHKLTTVLGILQDRGQRVALVTDGRMSGASGKVPAAIHVTPEAVEDGPIARIHDGDVIRLDADAGTLEVLVPGTEFALRRTADADLIGNEFGFGRELFAGFRQLVGRADHGAAAFGNA; encoded by the coding sequence ATGACAGCCAGACGCGATATCGAAGCCATCACGGAACGCATCCGCCACCGTTCGAAAGCCGGCCGCGAAGCCTATCTCGGCCGCATCGCGGCGGCCTCCAGCCGCACCGCCAATCGCGCGGTGCTGGGTTGCGGCAATCTCGCCCATGGTTTTGCCGTTTGCAGCCCATCGGAAAAGATCGCGCTCGGCGGCGATCGCGTGCCGAATCTCGGCATCATCACCTCCTACAACGATATGCTGTCGGCGCATCAGCCCTTCGAGACGTTCCCGGCGCTGATCAAGGAAGCCGCGCGGGAAGCGGGCGGCATCGCCCAGGTGGCGGGCGGCGTGCCGGCGATGTGCGACGGGGTCACGCAAGGCCAGCCCGGCATGGAGCTGTCGCTGTTCTCGCGCGACGTGATCGCGATGGCGGCGGCGATCGGCCTGTCGCACAACATGTTCGACGCGGCCGTCTTCCTCGGCGTGTGCGACAAGATCGTGCCCGGACTGGTGATCGCCGCGCTCACCTTCGGGCATCTGCCGGCCGTCTTCATCCCCGCCGGACCGATGACGACAGGGCTCGCGAACGACGAGAAGGCCAAGGTCCGGCAGCTCTATGCCGAAGGCAAGGTGGGCCGCGCCGAGCTGCTGGAAGCGGAGTCCAAGTCCTATCACGGGCCTGGCACCTGCACCTTCTACGGCACCGCCAATTCCAATCAGATGCTGATGGAGATCATGGGCCTGCACACGCCCGGCGCCTCCTTCGTCAATCCGGGCACGCCGCTGCGCGACGCGCTGACCAGGGAAGCGGCAAAGCGGGCGCTGGCGATCACCGCGCTCGGCAATGCCTATACGCCGGTCGGGCGCATGATCGACGAGCGTTCGATCGTCAACGGCGTCGTCGGCCTGCATGCCACCGGCGGCTCGACCAACCACACGATCCACCTGATCGCCATGGCCGCCGCCGCCGGCATCGCGCTCACCTGGCAGGACATTTCCGACCTGTCGGAAGCCGTGCCGCTGCTCGCCCGCGTCTATCCGAACGGGCTTGCCGACGTAAACCATTTCCATGCCGCCGGCGGCCTCGGCTTCCTGATCCGCGAGCTGCTCGACGAGGGCCTGCTGCACGAGGATGTGCAGACGGTGTGGGGCGAAGGGCTGCGGCCTTACGCGGTCGAGGCGCGGCTTGGCGACGACGGCAGCGTGGTGCGCGAGGCGGCGCCGCTCGTGAGCTGCGACGAGAAGGTGCTGGCGCCGGTGAAGAAGGCGTTCCAGCCGACCGGCGGCCTGAAGGTGCTTGGCGGCAATCTCGGCCATGCCGTCATCAAGACATCCGCCGTAAAACCGGAGCGCCGCGTCATCGAGGCGCCGGCCAAGGTGTTCGATAGCCAGCAGGCGCTGAACGATGCCTTCAAGGCCGGCCAACTCACCGGCGACTTCGTCGCCGTCATCCGCTTCCAGGGCCCGAAGGCCAACGGCATGCCGGAACTGCACAAGCTGACCACAGTGCTCGGCATCCTGCAGGACCGCGGCCAGCGCGTGGCGCTGGTGACCGACGGGCGCATGTCGGGCGCTTCCGGCAAGGTGCCGGCAGCGATCCATGTGACGCCGGAAGCGGTCGAGGACGGACCGATCGCCAGGATCCATGACGGCGACGTCATCCGGCTCGACGCCGATGCCGGCACGCTGGAGGTGCTGGTGCCGGGAACCGAATTCGCGCTGCGCCGCACGGCGGACGCCGACCTCATCGGCAACGAGTTCGGCTTCGGCCGCGAGCTGTTCGCCGGCTTCCGGCAACTGGTCGGACGCGCCGATCACGGGGCGGCGGCGTTCGGAAACGCCTGA
- the pgl gene encoding 6-phosphogluconolactonase: protein MAREQLSEVRYGWNGFADRQDLATALAGEIADRLTSAIAERGAALLAVSGGTTPAKLFAVLSTTPIAWDKVTVTLVDERFVPPSSPRSNAGLVAANLLQNKAAAARFVPLYHEAASIEDAAAADSEALKSLLWPLDVVILGMGGDGHTASFFPDAGNLEELLDPASQRIVLPVHAASGGEPRLTLSMARIVAAGFIALHIEGEDKRAAFNGATGPGAKKPIRRVLEAAPRPIEVFWAP from the coding sequence ATGGCACGAGAGCAATTGAGCGAAGTCCGCTACGGCTGGAACGGCTTTGCCGACCGCCAGGACCTGGCGACGGCGCTTGCCGGCGAGATCGCGGACCGATTGACCAGCGCCATCGCGGAACGCGGCGCTGCGCTGCTCGCAGTATCCGGCGGCACCACGCCGGCGAAATTGTTCGCGGTGCTGTCGACCACGCCGATCGCCTGGGACAAGGTTACCGTGACGCTGGTCGACGAGCGCTTCGTGCCGCCGTCCTCGCCGCGCTCGAATGCCGGGCTGGTGGCGGCGAACCTGCTCCAGAACAAGGCCGCGGCGGCGCGCTTCGTGCCGCTCTACCATGAGGCGGCAAGCATCGAGGACGCCGCGGCGGCGGACAGCGAAGCGCTCAAGTCGCTTCTTTGGCCGCTCGACGTGGTGATCCTCGGCATGGGCGGTGATGGCCATACGGCGTCGTTCTTCCCGGATGCCGGCAATCTCGAGGAATTGCTCGATCCGGCCTCGCAGCGGATCGTGCTGCCGGTGCATGCGGCAAGCGGCGGCGAGCCACGGCTCACGCTGTCGATGGCGCGCATCGTCGCCGCCGGCTTCATCGCGCTCCATATCGAAGGCGAGGACAAGCGCGCCGCGTTCAACGGCGCGACAGGTCCCGGCGCGAAGAAGCCCATCCGCAGAGTGCTCGAGGCGGCGCCGCGACCGATAGAGGTGTTCTGGGCACCCTGA
- the zwf gene encoding glucose-6-phosphate dehydrogenase translates to MTSQIIPVDPFDFIIFGGTGDLSERKLLPSLYYRQRDHQFSEPTRIIGTSRAKMTDAEFQAFARQAISSHVKPADIDQKELETFLARLSYVPADATSGAGFEKLKKAIGDSDRIRAFYLAVAPALFGDISHQLKQNKLITPNSRIVLEKPIGRDLTSARALNDAVGDDFHEGQIFRIDHYLGKETVQNLMALRFANALYEPLWNSAHIDHVQITVAETVGLEDRVTYYDKAGALRDMVQNHMLQLLCLVAMETPSSMDADAVRDEKLKVLRALKRINGNEAPKHTVRGQYRAGASAGGPVKGYVEELGKDSATETFVAIRAEIGNWRWAGVPFYLRTGKRLASRVSEIVIEFKPIPFSIFDEGAGPIFANQLVIRLQPDEGVKQFIMIKDPGPGGMRLRQISLDMSFAQSFDGRAPDAYERLIMDVVRGNQTLFMRRDEVEAAWKWIDPIQNAWESARQEAQGYTAGTWGPSASIALIERDGRTWHESN, encoded by the coding sequence ATGACCAGCCAGATCATCCCTGTCGATCCCTTCGACTTCATCATTTTCGGTGGCACCGGCGACCTGTCGGAGCGCAAGCTCCTGCCCTCGCTCTATTATCGCCAGCGCGACCATCAGTTCTCCGAACCGACGCGCATCATCGGCACCTCGCGCGCCAAGATGACCGACGCCGAGTTTCAGGCCTTCGCCAGGCAGGCAATTTCGTCCCACGTCAAGCCGGCCGATATCGACCAGAAGGAACTGGAAACCTTCCTCGCCAGGCTTTCCTATGTCCCGGCCGACGCCACCAGCGGCGCAGGCTTCGAGAAGCTGAAGAAGGCGATCGGCGATAGCGACCGCATCCGTGCCTTCTATCTCGCGGTGGCGCCGGCGCTGTTCGGCGATATCTCGCACCAGCTCAAGCAGAACAAGCTGATCACGCCGAACTCGCGCATCGTGCTGGAGAAGCCGATCGGCCGCGACCTGACCTCGGCGCGCGCGCTGAACGACGCGGTGGGCGACGATTTCCACGAAGGCCAGATCTTCCGCATCGACCATTATCTCGGCAAGGAAACCGTGCAGAACCTGATGGCGCTGCGCTTTGCCAACGCGCTCTACGAGCCGCTGTGGAACTCCGCCCATATCGACCACGTGCAGATCACGGTCGCCGAGACCGTCGGCCTCGAAGACCGCGTCACCTACTACGACAAGGCCGGCGCGCTGCGCGACATGGTGCAGAACCATATGCTGCAGCTGCTTTGCCTCGTCGCCATGGAAACGCCATCGTCGATGGACGCCGACGCCGTGCGCGACGAGAAGCTGAAGGTGCTCAGGGCATTGAAGCGCATCAACGGCAACGAAGCGCCCAAGCACACAGTGCGCGGCCAGTATCGCGCCGGCGCTTCGGCGGGCGGCCCCGTCAAGGGCTATGTCGAGGAACTCGGCAAGGACAGCGCCACCGAAACCTTCGTCGCCATCAGGGCCGAGATCGGCAACTGGCGCTGGGCCGGCGTTCCGTTCTATCTCCGGACCGGCAAAAGGCTGGCGAGCCGGGTTTCGGAGATCGTCATCGAGTTCAAGCCGATCCCCTTTTCGATCTTCGACGAGGGCGCCGGACCGATCTTCGCCAACCAGCTGGTGATCCGGCTGCAGCCTGACGAAGGCGTCAAGCAGTTCATCATGATCAAGGATCCGGGGCCGGGTGGCATGCGGCTGCGCCAGATCTCACTCGACATGAGCTTCGCGCAGTCTTTCGACGGGCGCGCGCCTGACGCCTATGAGCGGCTGATCATGGATGTGGTGCGCGGCAACCAGACACTGTTCATGCGCCGCGACGAAGTCGAGGCGGCGTGGAAATGGATCGACCCGATCCAGAACGCCTGGGAAAGCGCCAGGCAGGAGGCGCAGGGCTATACGGCCGGAACCTGGGGGCCGTCGGCCTCGATCGCTCTTATCGAACGCGACGGACGGACATGGCACGAGAGCAATTGA
- a CDS encoding SDR family oxidoreductase: protein MRLENKVAIITGAASGFGEGMARRFAEEGARVVVADLNAKGAERVAEEIGPNAIWTQTDVSLRSEFDAMIYAAKSAFGRIDIMVNNAGFTHRNGDMLAVDEETFDLITAVNMKAIYHAALAVVPIMDRQGGGVILTTASTAGLRPRPGLTWYNASKGWAITATKSMAVELAPRNIRVNCLCPVAGETGMLEKFMGADTPEIREKFRASIPLGRLSTPLDIANAALWLASDEAAFITGVALEVDGGRCI from the coding sequence ATGCGTCTGGAAAACAAGGTCGCCATAATCACCGGTGCTGCGTCGGGCTTCGGGGAGGGCATGGCCAGGCGTTTCGCCGAAGAGGGCGCGCGCGTTGTCGTCGCCGACCTCAACGCCAAGGGCGCCGAGCGGGTGGCCGAGGAGATCGGTCCCAACGCGATCTGGACCCAGACCGATGTGTCCCTGCGCTCCGAGTTCGACGCGATGATCTATGCCGCCAAAAGCGCCTTCGGCCGCATCGACATCATGGTCAACAATGCGGGCTTCACCCACCGCAACGGCGATATGCTCGCCGTCGACGAGGAAACCTTCGACCTGATCACAGCGGTCAACATGAAGGCGATCTACCACGCCGCGCTCGCCGTCGTGCCGATCATGGACCGGCAGGGTGGCGGCGTCATCCTGACTACGGCCTCGACGGCGGGGCTTCGGCCGAGGCCCGGCCTGACCTGGTACAACGCCTCCAAGGGCTGGGCGATCACCGCCACCAAGTCGATGGCGGTCGAACTGGCGCCGAGGAACATCCGCGTGAACTGCCTCTGTCCGGTCGCTGGCGAAACCGGCATGCTGGAGAAGTTCATGGGCGCCGACACGCCTGAGATCCGCGAAAAGTTCCGCGCCTCGATCCCGCTCGGCCGGCTCTCGACGCCCCTCGACATCGCCAACGCGGCGCTGTGGCTTGCCTCGGATGAAGCCGCCTTCATCACCGGCGTGGCGCTGGAGGTCGACGGCGGCCGCTGTATTTAA